GTTCCTCCAGGTGGTCGAGGGCCTGTCACCGCTGCACGCAGGGCTCTGGCTGATCCCGCAGAACCTCGCCATGATCGCGGGGCTCAGCCTGGCGCCGCGGATCGCGCAGCGCTGGCGGACGTCGACGGCGATCGCCGGTGGACTGGTCGTCAGCGTCCTGGGACTGCTGATCGTCACGCAGACGGACAGCTCCGGCGGGCTCGGCGTACTGATCGCTGGGCTGGTCGTGACGTCGTTCGGGATGGGCGTGCCGATGGCGCTGATGATGAACCTGATGATGGCGGCCACTCCGCCGGAGCGCGCCGGGTCGGCGGCGTCGCTCAACGAGACCAGCGGCGAAGGCGGGATCGCTTTGGGCATCGCGGTCCTGGGCAGCCTCGGGACGCTGGCCTACCGCCAGAACCTCGACCTGCCGGCTGGGCTGCCGTCCGGCGTCGCGGACCAAGCGACGCAGAGCGTGACGGGCGCTGTGGCCGCGGCTGGACAGCTGCCGGGGCAGCTCGGTGGGGACCTCGCGGCTGCGGCCAAGGCGGCGTTCTCGTCCGGGCTGGACCTGGTCGCCGGGGTGGGTGCGGTGATCTTCCTGGGCTGCGCGGTGATGGCCGCGATCCGGCTCCGGACTCCGGTGGACGAGCCCGTCGCCGAGCCAGCCGACCCGGAGGCCGAGCTCGTCCCGTAGTACCAGCAGGCGTCAGCCGTCGGCGATCCCGGCGGCTTTCGCCGTGAGGTAACGCTGTTCCGGCAGGCTCGTCGTACGGCGTGCTGCCGCGAGGAAGTGCTCACGCGCGGCCGCCGGCTCACCCGCCCGCTCCAGCAGATGAGCCCGTACGGCGTCCAGCCGGTGGTTGTCGGCCAGGTGCTTGTTGTCGTCCAGCGTGGCGAGCAGGTCGAGCCCGGCCCGCGGGCCCTCGACCTGGGCGAGCGCGATCGCGCGGTTGAGCGTGACCATCGGGTTCGGCGCGAGCTTCTCCAGCAGCACGTACAGCGCGAGGATCTGCCGCCAGTCGGTCTCGTCGGCCGTCGGCGCCTCGGCATGGACGGCCGCGATCGCGGCCTGCAACTGGTAGGGCCCGACCTCGCCGCTGGCCAGCGTCCGCAGGATCAGCGCGGCACCCTCCTCGATGGACTCGCGGTTCCACAGCGTGCGGTCCTGCTCGTCGATCGGGATCAGCTCGCCGCCGTCGGTGGCCCGGGCCGCGCGCCGCGCGTCGGTGAGCAGCATCAGCGCGAGCAGCCCGGCGACCTCGCCCTCGTCCGGCAGCGACTCCCGCAGCATCCGGGTCAGCCGGATCGCCTCGGCGGTCAGCTCGACGCGCTGCAACTCCTCGCCGGAGCTGGCCGTGTAGCCCTCGTTGAAGATCAGGTACAGCGCCTGCAGTACGACGCGCAGCCGGTCCGCGCGCTCCTCCTCCGGCGGCAGCACGAACCGGCTGCCGGCCGCCTTGATGCTCTTCTTCGCCCGGCTGATCCGCGGCGCCATCGTTGCCTCAGGCACCATGAACGCGCGCGCGATCTCCGCCGTACCGAGACCGCCCACCGCACGCAGCGTCAGCGCGACCTGCGAGGCCGGCGTGACGGCCGGGTGGCAGCACAGGAACAGCAGCGTCAGCGTGTCGTCGCCGTCCGCGGACTGGTCCTGGTCGGCGCCGGGCGCGACCAGCTCGGCCTCGGCGGCGACCGAGTCCTCGCGCTTGCGCCGCGCGCTCTCGCTCCGGAACTGGTCGGTCAGGCGACGGGTCGCGACGGTGATCAGCCAGCCCCGCGGGTTCGCCGGTACGCCGTCCTGCGGCCACTGCGTCGCCGCGGCCAGGAGGGCCTCCTGCACGGCGTCCTCACACAGGTCGAACTGCCCGTACCGCCGCGCCAGGAAGCCCAGCACCTGCGGGGTCAGCTCACGCAGCAGGGGCTCGATCTCACTCACGGGCGTGTGGTCGCTCATGGGCCGTCCGTCGGAGCGAGGATCCCGGACTCGATCGTCTGCAGGACCGTGGCCTGCGCCTGGAGCCGCGTCAGCGCCTTGTCCTCGACCGCGTCCCAGCCGATGAACACCATCCAGAGCAGCATCCGCATGATCCAGTCGACGGTCATGTTCGTCGCGATCACGCCCTCGTGCTGCCCGCGCACGATCAGCACCTCGACCGGCTTGCAGACCCGGTCGAGCTTCTCGAAGAACTTCGCGACCTCGGAGTCCGGGTCGGGCTGGTTGAAGCTCGGCTCGCTGAACAGGAAGTAGATCCGCTGCCCGAGCTCGAGGTAACCGCCGATCAGCCGCTGCAACGCGTCGCGCGCCGGTCCCTCGGCGGTCTCCGCCTCGGTGATCACCCGGTCGAAGGCGGCCAGCAGGTCGTCGGCCAGCGCCTGGACGAGCTCGGCGCGGTCGGGGAAGTACCGGTGCAGCGTGCTGCGGGCGACGTTCGCCTCGGCGGCGACGTCGGCCAGCGAGGCGGCCCGGCGCTGCGCGAAGACCCGTACGGCGGCGTCCAGGATCGCTCGTCGGGTGCGGCTGCGGCTGCCCGATTCGACCGTGTCAGTCATAGATTCCGACCTTATACGTCTGGGGCCTCTGTGTATATTAATAGGACAGTACTGTCCGATTCTGCTACCGTGATGATTCGCCGAAGTTCTGGGAGGGGACCCCGTGAGTGAGAGCAAGCGCTGGCAGAACCTGAGTCTCTTGTGGTCGTTCGTCCGGCCCCACCGACGGACGCTGTGGATCGGCATCGCGCTCGGTCTGCTGGCGACCGGCGCCTCGCTGGCGACGCCGCTGGTGACAAAGTCGGTGCTCGACGGACTGTCCTCGTCGCGGCCGATCGCGCCTGCCGTCGCGATACTTGTCGTCCTGCTGGTCGCGGGCTCGCTGATCGGGATGGTGCAGTGGATCCTGCTCGGCCGGATGGGCGAGCGGGTGGTGCTCGACGCGCGCAGTTCGATGGTGCGACGGCTGTTCCGGCTCCGGATCGGCGAGCTGGCGTCCCGCTCCCCCGGTGAGCTGGTCACCCGGGTCACGTCGGACACGGTGCTGCTGCGGGAAGCCGCGGCCTCCAGCCTGGTCTCGTTGGTGAACGGTG
The Kribbella italica DNA segment above includes these coding regions:
- a CDS encoding RNA polymerase sigma factor, which codes for MSDHTPVSEIEPLLRELTPQVLGFLARRYGQFDLCEDAVQEALLAAATQWPQDGVPANPRGWLITVATRRLTDQFRSESARRKREDSVAAEAELVAPGADQDQSADGDDTLTLLFLCCHPAVTPASQVALTLRAVGGLGTAEIARAFMVPEATMAPRISRAKKSIKAAGSRFVLPPEEERADRLRVVLQALYLIFNEGYTASSGEELQRVELTAEAIRLTRMLRESLPDEGEVAGLLALMLLTDARRAARATDGGELIPIDEQDRTLWNRESIEEGAALILRTLASGEVGPYQLQAAIAAVHAEAPTADETDWRQILALYVLLEKLAPNPMVTLNRAIALAQVEGPRAGLDLLATLDDNKHLADNHRLDAVRAHLLERAGEPAAAREHFLAAARRTTSLPEQRYLTAKAAGIADG
- a CDS encoding TetR/AcrR family transcriptional regulator — translated: MTDTVESGSRSRTRRAILDAAVRVFAQRRAASLADVAAEANVARSTLHRYFPDRAELVQALADDLLAAFDRVITEAETAEGPARDALQRLIGGYLELGQRIYFLFSEPSFNQPDPDSEVAKFFEKLDRVCKPVEVLIVRGQHEGVIATNMTVDWIMRMLLWMVFIGWDAVEDKALTRLQAQATVLQTIESGILAPTDGP